In Candidatus Neomarinimicrobiota bacterium, the DNA window CGTGGAACAGCTTATTGCATCCCAGTATATCCCGCAGCTGATTCGTCATATTCAGATTCTCCACGCGGCCATGTGGGAGTTCGACACCGACAGCTATTTGAAAATCGGTACCAGCGGGACCGGCGGTATGGGACTGAACGTGCCGTTTACCCACAGCGAGGAAAAGCCGTCGAAACTCTTGTTGAGCAAGTCGTCGGTAGCCGGAGCGCATACCATGTTGCTGTTTCTTATGGCGCGGACGCCGGGCGGTCCGGTGGTGAAGGAGATTAAACCGTCGGCGGCCATCGCCTGGAAGGAGATCGGTTACGGGAAGATTCGGCGGCACGGGTCCTATATTCCCATGTACGACTGCAAAGTGGAGGATGCCAAGCGGATGGATGACTATCTGGAGAGGCATCCGGATAAGTACTGGGAGGAAATGGAGGACAAAGTTGTAGAGTCAGTCTATATCGATGCCGGGGAAAACGGATATTTTTCCGCCGGCGAATTTTCGGTTATTACCTCTGAAGGGCTCATGGAATTTGTGACGCCGGAGGAGATCGCGGATAAAACGCTGATGGAAATTGAAGGTGGGAATACCGGCAAAGATGTGGTGGCGGCGCTGGATTCTGCCGTGCTTGATCCGTCGTATCGCGCCGGTGTCCTGCGGGAAAAGGCCGTGAATAAAATGCAACACCTGGAGGAGGAACACGAAACCCACTCTATCGCCTTCGAACTGTTAGGCCCTCCGAAAATCACGAAACTCCTGTACGAAATTTACCTGCTGAAGCGGATTACCGGTGACATCAAAAAGATTCCGGATTACGATGCGGAATCGCTCTCCGAATCCATGGTCGGGATTATTGACTCTGACGATCATCTCCGTCAGCTTATTTTGTCAGTCGGTACCGGAATCCTGATGCCCAGTGGTAAAGATTTTCTGCGCGGACCGGATCTCAGTTTTCCGCGATTTGAGGGTGTTAACCTCTACGAGTCGAC includes these proteins:
- a CDS encoding short-chain dehydrogenase, with product MDIRDKRILVLGGWGLVGRAISKRILARGPEQLIVTSLRKRETEEVVEALEPRAMKYGAEIVGEWGDIFVRDSMKDVGRGEMYTDQELRTTLIADIYDDLSEDVLTSSVLYQLVEKYQPHIIIDCINTATAFAYQNLFERVAQIRNSLKSTGRSIEDEEHILENVEQLIASQYIPQLIRHIQILHAAMWEFDTDSYLKIGTSGTGGMGLNVPFTHSEEKPSKLLLSKSSVAGAHTMLLFLMARTPGGPVVKEIKPSAAIAWKEIGYGKIRRHGSYIPMYDCKVEDAKRMDDYLERHPDKYWEEMEDKVVESVYIDAGENGYFSAGEFSVITSEGLMEFVTPEEIADKTLMEIEGGNTGKDVVAALDSAVLDPSYRAGVLREKAVNKMQHLEEEHETHSIAFELLGPPKITKLLYEIYLLKRITGDIKKIPDYDAESLSESMVGIIDSDDHLRQLILSVGTGILMPSGKDFLRGPDLSFPRFEGVNLYESTPEKVDFWADNGWLDLRVKNMEAWRDRITAILEEMGEDSEEDYSSEFYHRHKYEFDFGSSELGAIVSWILDKEEDGARIK